Proteins from one Emys orbicularis isolate rEmyOrb1 chromosome 2, rEmyOrb1.hap1, whole genome shotgun sequence genomic window:
- the LOC135874645 gene encoding serine/threonine-protein kinase 10-like, translated as MAFLLKFFRFGAEKKKAKHYENVKRDINPEDIWTVLGELGDGAFGKVFKAQNKVTGVLAAAKVIDTQSEEELEDYVVEIDILACCDHPNIVKLLDALYWDSRLWILIEFCPGGAVDAAILELEKGLTEEQIQVACKQILLALQYLHSCKIIHRDLKAGNVLLTLEGDVKLADFGVSAKNAQTLQRRASFLGTPYWMAPEVVQCETSKENPYNYKADIWSLGITLIEMAEMEPPYHELNPMRVLLKISKSQPPTLRCPKRWSEEFKDFLRKSLERNPEVRWSASQLLQHPFVAEVTEKRPLRELIAEARAEVMEEVEEEEEEGHVSSPHHDHKGSFYKASTSSHCEQETPPQPSQSLDGREVQSGAGREMDMMAQPASQPVLPAEESKREEQTGSPKNQTGSPLPAGQPELQGPGVNTSVQGDSVPYGPQMRAKKTSDFLKQMRRKSAPMFAASRELRGSMRLPSRRPSDVLKLMRRRSFFGGLKSQENARKQGGINGEPVAQTASGKDQGEEQLPSCPEPQPRVELPGTLEETALDPFRAAALEPEAENDFKGNHEKETSPLESPAQARELCTGPNHLAPSKDPAEGQEVETEEVETADDQAKPVLEETQAGFELPDSTITDRVPSTEAESQQAAVGLEDRTQTCPTLLSVSNMENLSNSDSTSNLFALQECTGATKWDLPEGSAGMGEGQTVDETPPSSSRKWRIQGERTEEIRSLAKKHYLDCASVSSPLANLDVSEGTRLLAALDLCQTSTKVLSIKESLRQLQPKGAGVCLDKEVRGVRLQTENYSNAAEAQEGGSPETSGELAEQTHCETENERLPKELEQSGENWQQAETFSVKNEAEGDMENADENTKVGSATLEELCCMGEIAVTENGENNTAVASSAMETVVPANEETGKNEEETIDNNIRGHLNEDQHSGVDTSPKEIMGPAHEESEGDIVNKVVEEHLKGDQNSVVDTSSQEILVPAREEAQEGSIENITLGHLNLEDQNPVVDTSPKENLVPAQAHTGEKVEDTADSPRGDPLNVVEDKDHEARGDGNGRETEKEERHPPREGLAEAVLCPEGASGDGAGREERSAPLGNGAGLEPQGEPIGHPKVRKSVSFAEAPLGCPASLKQAANGGAMRDGKDPSGEGDSTLNDGLIHNQEETPTSPGNTESDTDRHLPSARLQTPRCAQDITQEAVSLRRTVKKTRKFVVDGKEVSVTTSKTISEVDTKGEKMRSARRQELHELRLLQKEEQRAQSQLEQKLHQQREQMFRHIEQEMTSKKQYYDHEVESLERHHRQARERQEHEFTARLRDEAKRLKALQEKDYGKKLSAFRGNRREEQRFLQQQQEELNLALQKVIQEHKKKVTSIEWECISKIHSLRRAREAVVWSVEQGHLQEKYHLFKQQVKEQYSLQRQQLSKRHEKETERMSRFHLLLLDELRNQQAQQHAQLLKTQRGDAKLRLAMFKESLKIQEVTGAEQKDRTKQFLQQEEGRQRAEVQLQQQQHKEQLQDLQQHLAENLSELEQLQTEKLRLLVEQEKKQLKGLDDEHTLELSEWKQRLATRKEMLEEELAHLNPLQQKELRRGSEPGSRISRFFHFPS; from the exons AGTTGGAGAAGGGTCTGACGGAGGAGCAGATCCAAGTGGCCTGTAAGCAGATCCTGCTGGCCCTGCAGTATCTCCACAGCTGCAAGATCATCCACAGGGATCTGAAGGCTGGGAATGTCTTGCTGACCTTGGAAGGAGATGTCAAGCTGG CTGATTTTGGAGTCTCTGCCAAAAACGCCCAAACCCTGCAGCGACGGGCATCCTTCCTTGGGACACCATATTG GATGGCTCCAGAAGTGGTGCAGTGTGAGACCTCGAAGGAGAACCCCTATAACTACAAGGCTGACATCTGGTCCCTGGGGATCACCCTGATTGAGATGGCCGAGATGGAGCCCCCCTACCACGAGCTGAACCCCATGAGAGTGCTGCTGAAAATCTCCAAGTCCCAGCCACCCACCTTGCGCTGTCCCAAGAGATG GTCTGAGGAGTTTAAAGACTTTCTGAGAAAATCGCTGGAGAGGAATCCAGAGGTCCGGTGGTCAGCCAGCCAGCTCCTGCAG CACCCCTTCGTGGCAGAGGTGACGGAGAAGCGGCCCCTGCGGGAGCTGATTGCAGAGGCCAGGGCAGAGGTGATGGaagaggtggaagaggaggaggaggaaggacatgTCTCATCA CCACACCATGACCACAAAGGCTCCTTCTACAAGGCCTCCACCAGCAGCCACTGCGAGCAGGAAACACCGCCCCAGCCCAGTCAGAGCCTGGACGGGAGGGAAGTGCAATCAGGAGCGGGCAGGGAGATGGACATGAtggctcagccagccagccagcctgttcTGCCGGCAGAGGAGAGCAAACGGGAAGAGCAAACGGGGTCGCCAAAGAATCAGACGGggagccctctccctgctggccaGCCTGAGCTCCAAGGACCTGGGGTCAACACCAGTGTCCAGGGGGACTCCGTCCCCTATGGTCCCCAGATGAGGGCAAAAAAAACATCCGACTTCCTGAAACAAATGAGGCGAAAGTCCGCGCCCATGTTTGCGGCTTCCCGGGAGCTGCGCGGCTCCATGAGGCTCCCCTCCCGGAGGCCCTCCGACGTCCTGAAGCTGATGAGACGCAGGTCGTTCTTTGGTGGATTGAAGTCACAAGAAAATGCCAGGAAACAAGGTGGGATCAATGGAGAGCCAGTGGCGCAAACAGCCAGTGGGAAAGATCAGGGCGAGGAGCAGTTACCTTCATGTCCTGAGCCTCAGCCACGTGTGGAGCTGCCAGGCACGCTGGAGGAGACAGCGCTAGATCCCTTCCGAGCAGCAGCACTCGAACCAGAAGCAGAGAACGACTTTAAAGGGAACCATGAAAAGGAGACCAGCCCTCTAGAGAGCCCAGCCCAAGCAAGAGAACTTTGTACTGGGCCAAATCATTTAGCACCATCTAAAGATCCAGCGGAAGGGCAAGAGGTGGAAACAGAAGAAGTAGAAACTGCTGATGATCAGGCCAAGCCTGTATTGGAAGAAACTCAGGCAGGTTTTGAACTCCCTGACTCAACCATAACAGACAGAGTTCCCTCCACAGAAGCAGAAAGTCAACAGGCAGCTGTAGGCCTGGAGGACAGAACCCAGACATGCCCCACTTTGCTCTCAGTGAGTAACATGGAAAACCTATCAAATAGCGATTCTACCAGTAATTTATTTGCTCTGCAGGAATGCACAGGAGCAACTAAGTGGGACTTGCCTGAAGGCTCAGCTGGGATGGGAGAAGGGCAGACCGTGGATGAGACTCCTCCCTCCAGTTCCAGGAAATGGAGGATTCAGGGTGAAAGGACAGAGGAAATACGAAGTCTAGCCAAGAAACATTACCTGGATTGTGCATCTGTGAGCAGCCCTCTTGCAAACCTGGATGTGAGCGAGGGTACACGACTATTAGCAGCTCTAGACCTTTGTCAGACTAGTACTAAAGTTCTGAGCATCAAAGAATCCTTGAGACAGCTCCAGCCCAAAGGTGCTGGAGTGTGTCTAGATAAGGAAGTGAGAGGGGTTAGATTACAGACTGAAAATTACTCAAATGCAGCAGAAGCACAAGAAGGTGGAAGCCCAGAGACTTCTGGGGAGCTAGCAGAGCAGACACACTGTGAAACTGAGAATGAAAGACTCCCCAAGGAATTAGAGCAGAGTGGTGAGAATTGGCAGCAGGCAGAAACCTTCTCAGTAAAGAATGAAGCAGAAGGAGACATGGAGAACGCAGATGAAAACACAAAGGTGGGATCAGCAACCCTAGAAGAGCTGTGTTGTATGGGAGAGATTGCAGTGACTGAGAACGGAGAGAACAATACAGCGGTCGCTAGCTCTGCTATGGAGACAGTGGTTCCAGCCAACGAGGAAACAGGGAAGAATGAGGAAGAAACTATAGACAACAATATAAGGGGTCATTTAAATGAAGATCAACATTCAGGGGTGGACACCTCCCCCAAGGAGATCATGGGGCCAGCGCATGAGGAGTCAGAAGGAGATATTGTAAACAAGGTTGTAGAGGAGCATTTAAAGGGAGACCAAAATTCAGTGGTGGACACATCCAGTCAGGAGATACTGGTACCAGCAAGAGAGGAAGCCCAGGAAGGCAGCATAGAAAATATAACACTCGGTCATTTAAATTTAGAGGATCAAAACCCAGTGGTGGATACCTCCCCCAAGGAGAACCTAGTGCCAGCTCAGGCACACACAGGGGAGAAAGTGGAAGACACTGCAGACAGCCCTAGGGGTGACCCGTTAAATGTTGTTGAGGACAAAGACCATGAAGCTAGGGGAGATGGAAATGGTAGAGAAACAGAGAAGGAAGAGAGACACCCACCCAGAGAAGGTCTGGCAGAGGCTGTTCTGTGTCCAGAAGGGGCCTCGGGGGATGGagctggaagagaagagagaagtgCCCCCCTGGGGAACGGAGCAGGGCTAGAGCCCCAGGGGGAACCTATTGGGCACCCAAAGGTAAGGAAGAGCGTGAGCTTTGCTGAGGCACCCCTGGGATGCCCCGCCTCCCTGAAACAGGCAGCTAATGGAGGAGCaatgagagatggaaaagatcccAGTGGTGAGGGAGATTCGACCTTAAACGATGGTTTAATACACAACCAAGAAGAGACGCCGACTTCACCAGGCAATACAGAGTCTGACACGGACCGCCACCTTCCTTCGGCAAGGCTGCAGACCCCGCGCTGCGCGCAAGACATCACACAG GAGGCTGTCTCCCTAAGAAGAACAGTGAAGAAAACCAGGAAGTTTGTTGTGGATGGGAAGGAGGTCAGCGTGACAACCTCAAAGACCATCAGCGAGGTGGATACAAAGGGCGAGAAGATGCGCTCGGCTCG GCGCCAGGAGCTGCATGAACTCCGCCTTCTCCAGAAGGAAGAGCAGCGAGCCCAGAGCCAGCTGGAGCAGAAGCTCCATCAGCAGCGGGAGCAGATGTTCCGCCACATTGAGCAGGAAATGACG AGTAAGAAGCAGTATTATGACCATGAGGTGGAGAGCCTGGAGCGGCACCATCGGCAGGCCCGGGAGCGCCAGGAGCACGAGTTCACCGCCAGGCTACGCGATGAGGCCAAGCGGCTGAAAGCCCTGCAGGAGAAGGACTATGGCAAGAAGCTGTCGGCCTTCAGGGGCAACAGGCGAGAG GAGCAGAgatttctgcagcagcagcaggaggagctcaACCTGGCCTTGCAGAAAGTCATCCAGGAGCACAAGAAGAAAGTGACCTCGATCGAGTGGGAGTGCATCAGCAAGATCCACAGCCTCAGGAGAG cccgggAGGCCGTGGTGTGGAGCGTGGAGCAAGGCCACCTGCAGGAGAAGTATCATCTCTTCAAGCAGCAGGTGAAGGAGCAGTACTCGCTCCAGCGGCAGCAGCTCAGCAAGCGGCACGAGAAG GAAACCGAGCGGATGAGCCGCTTCCACCTCCTCCTGCTGGACGAGCTGAGGAACCAGCAGGCGCAGCAGCACGCTCAGCTGCTGAAAACCCAGCGTGGGGATGCCAAGCTCCGCCTAGCCATGTTCAAGGAGAGTCTGAAGATCCAGGAGGTGACGGGCGCTGAGCAGAAGGACAGGACCAAGCAG TtcctgcagcaggaggaggggcGCCAGCGAGCAGAGGTGcagctacagcagcagcagcacaaggagcagctgcaggaccTGCAGCAGCATCTGGCTGAGAACCTGAGTGAGCTGGAGCAGTTGCAG ACCGAGAAGCTCCGCCTGCTGGTCGAACAGGAGAAGAAGCAGCTGAAGGGGCTGGACGACGAACACACCCTGGAGCTGAGCGAGTGGAAACAGCGGCTCGCTACCCGCAAAGAA ATGCTTGAGGAGGAGCTGGCTCACTTGAACCCGCTGCAGCAGAAGGAGCTACGCCGTGGCAGCGAACCAGGCAGCAGGATATCCCGGTTCTTCCACTTCCCTTCCTGA